The genomic stretch CATCATCTTCGCAGTCTTGTCGAACGCTTCGCCTGCGGCGTCATCAAGGGTTTCGCCCAGCAGGCTGTATTGGCCGATGCCATCGACCTGAACCAGCTGCGTATGACCACCGGAGACCAACAAAGCGACGAACGGAAATTCCGGCGGCTTTGGCTCCAGCATCGGCGCCAGCAAGTGGCCCTCCATGTGGTGCACACCGAGGGCCGGAATGCCCCAGGCAAACGCCAGCGCCTGAGCGCACGAAGCACCCACCAGCAAAGCACCCACCAGGCCAGGACCCGCGGTGTAGGCGATGGCGTCGATCTCGGTCGGCACGCAGTCGGCCTCGGCCAACACCTGACGGATCAAGGGCAGCATGCGCTTGACGTGATCGCGCGAGGCCAGCTCCGGCACCACACCGCCGTAGACGCGATGCAGGTCGATCTGACTGAACAATGCGTCGGCCAGCAGACCGCGTTCACTGTCGTATAAAGCGACGCCGGTTTCGTCGCAGGAAGTTTCTAATCCCAGTACTAGCATGGGTTTGCGCCTTGTTTAGGCTGAATTCGAAGGCGCGCATAATAGTCGCCACTGGATGCCCCGACCAGCGGTTTTCGATCAGAGGCTTTGCATTCCGAGCGTTGAGGGGTTAACATCCGCAACCCTTAAAAACCGACGTCTTCAAGTGCTCTTTTGCCGCGAGGATGTTGACCCCGGTAATGAATGAAGGTAGCTCTGGATGCCAGCCGTCAAAGTTAAAGAGAACGAACCCTTCGACGTAGCTCTGCGTCGTTTCAAGCGCTCCTGCGAAAAAGCCGGTGTACTGGCTGAAGTTCGTAGCCGCGAATTTTACGAGAAGCCAACTTCTGAGCGTAAGCGCAAGGCAGCAGCCGCTGTTAAGCGTCACGCCAAGAAAGTTCAGCGCGAACAGCGCCGCGCCGTTCGTCTGTACTAATACACAGACGATCGTAGCAAGCTTCTGCCAAGCCCGGCCCTCAGCCGGGCTTATGGCATTTGCGTAAAACGCTTGATGCTTCACCGTCGAAGCCGCACACGCGACCGAGACAAATCCGCTTCACCGCGTCAGGCCTGGCTCTTTTGCCAGCGGTGCACGTCTTTTCTGACGAGCCTTTCAAGGCTACTGACGAGCACACCCACTGATTCCTCTTACGACGATCAGCCCAAGGCACCTGCTTGCGTGCCCGTTTCATGAGCTATCCGAGGCCAGCATACCGGCCGTCAGCGGATTCAGCGCAACACTTTCAAATAGTC from Pseudomonas allokribbensis encodes the following:
- the tsaD gene encoding tRNA (adenosine(37)-N6)-threonylcarbamoyltransferase complex transferase subunit TsaD, with protein sequence MLVLGLETSCDETGVALYDSERGLLADALFSQIDLHRVYGGVVPELASRDHVKRMLPLIRQVLAEADCVPTEIDAIAYTAGPGLVGALLVGASCAQALAFAWGIPALGVHHMEGHLLAPMLEPKPPEFPFVALLVSGGHTQLVQVDGIGQYSLLGETLDDAAGEAFDKTAKMMGLNYPGGPEIAKLAEKGVAGRFTFPRPMCDRPGLDFSFSGLKTFALNTWQQCVSAGDDSEQARCDIALAFQQAVVETLTIKCKRALKQAGMKRLVIAGGVSANKALRVSLEKMLGDMKGDVFYARPEFCTDNGAMIAFAGCQRLQAGQQESLAISVQARWPMEQLSAL
- the rpsU gene encoding 30S ribosomal protein S21; translated protein: MPAVKVKENEPFDVALRRFKRSCEKAGVLAEVRSREFYEKPTSERKRKAAAAVKRHAKKVQREQRRAVRLY